In a genomic window of Halorussus salilacus:
- a CDS encoding uracil-xanthine permease family protein: MSGDESEGPVDPHGPATDPDPDDPEAASFVEYGIEDKPPLGESTLLGFQHYLTMIGATVAIPLALATTMGMPDEQVGRLIGTFFVVSGIATLAQTTIGNRYPIVQGGTFSMLAPAIAIIGVIGANGLGWEIMIRELMGAVIVAGVVEVLIGYFGVMGALKRYMSPVVIAPVIALIGLALFNSPQISTAEGQNWWLLGLTLVLIVAFSQYLDKYHRTFRLYPVLLGIGTAWVIAAVLSVTGFYAADSASYVDLAAVASAPAVQPIYPFQWGMPLFTPGFIIGMIAGMLASAIESFGDYHAVARMAGKGAPSKKRIDHGIGMEGLGNAFAGIMGTGNGSTSYTENVGAIGITGVASRHVVQIGAIVMLVAGYVGYVGQLFATIPNPIVGGLYIAMFGQIAAVGLSQLKFVDLDSNRNVFIVGLALFAGLAIPSYMGNVEGGAAGFQEGLAAVPALGPILGTEVVATTVFVIGSTGMAVGGIIAFFLDNTVEGTPEERGVTELEAMSEDEGDFQSFWDRVGGPDSEDRAGRAD, translated from the coding sequence ATGAGCGGAGACGAGTCCGAAGGGCCGGTAGACCCCCACGGTCCGGCGACCGACCCGGACCCCGACGACCCCGAGGCCGCGAGCTTCGTCGAGTACGGCATCGAGGACAAACCGCCGCTGGGCGAGTCCACCCTGCTGGGCTTCCAGCACTACCTGACGATGATCGGCGCGACGGTCGCCATCCCCCTCGCGCTCGCTACCACGATGGGGATGCCCGACGAACAGGTCGGCCGACTCATCGGGACCTTCTTCGTGGTCTCGGGCATCGCCACCCTCGCCCAGACCACCATCGGGAACCGGTATCCCATCGTACAGGGCGGGACGTTCTCGATGCTCGCCCCGGCCATCGCCATCATCGGCGTCATCGGCGCGAACGGACTGGGCTGGGAGATCATGATACGCGAGCTGATGGGCGCGGTCATCGTGGCCGGAGTGGTCGAGGTGCTCATCGGCTACTTCGGCGTGATGGGCGCGCTCAAGCGCTACATGAGCCCGGTGGTCATCGCGCCGGTCATCGCGCTCATCGGTCTCGCGCTGTTCAACTCCCCCCAGATTTCGACCGCGGAGGGCCAGAACTGGTGGTTGCTCGGACTGACGCTCGTGCTCATCGTGGCGTTCTCCCAGTACCTCGACAAGTACCACCGGACGTTCCGGCTCTACCCGGTCCTGCTGGGCATCGGCACGGCGTGGGTCATCGCGGCGGTACTGTCGGTGACCGGGTTCTACGCCGCCGACTCGGCGAGCTACGTCGACCTCGCGGCGGTCGCGAGCGCGCCCGCGGTCCAGCCCATCTACCCCTTCCAGTGGGGGATGCCGCTGTTCACGCCGGGGTTCATCATCGGGATGATAGCCGGGATGCTGGCGTCGGCCATCGAGAGCTTCGGCGACTACCACGCGGTCGCCCGGATGGCCGGGAAGGGCGCGCCCTCGAAGAAGCGCATCGACCACGGCATCGGCATGGAGGGGCTCGGCAACGCGTTCGCCGGAATCATGGGCACCGGCAACGGCTCGACCTCCTACACCGAGAACGTGGGTGCCATCGGCATCACGGGCGTCGCGAGCAGGCATGTGGTCCAGATCGGGGCCATCGTGATGCTGGTCGCGGGCTACGTCGGCTACGTCGGCCAGCTGTTCGCCACGATTCCGAACCCCATCGTCGGCGGGCTCTACATCGCCATGTTCGGCCAGATCGCGGCGGTCGGGCTCTCCCAGCTCAAGTTCGTCGACCTCGACAGCAACCGGAACGTGTTCATCGTCGGCCTCGCGCTGTTCGCGGGCCTCGCCATCCCGTCGTACATGGGCAACGTCGAGGGCGGCGCGGCCGGGTTCCAGGAGGGACTCGCCGCGGTTCCGGCGCTCGGTCCCATCCTCGGCACCGAGGTCGTCGCGACCACCGTCTTCGTCATCGGCTCGACCGGGATGGCGGTCGGCGGCATCATCGCGTTCTTCCTCGACAACACCGTCGAGGGCACGCCCGAGGAGCGCGGCGTGACCGAACTCGAAGCGATGTCCGAGGACGAGGGCGACTTCCAGTCGTTCTGGGACCGCGTCGGCGGGCCCGATTCCGAGGACCGCGCCGGGCGCGCCGACTGA
- a CDS encoding dihydroorotase, with product MEGQADLRVVNARVVTPSGSIDGGVAARDGEIVAVGADRNLPDADRTVDAEGNYLIPGFVDPHVHWGLSRYEYDYHEGLAHDFETETRGAVHGGVTTVVNFLLQPDPYLPDMDFFREVGRENSYIDFAYHAIVHQDHHVEEIAGLAEEGVRSFKVFFNWYKHASPELGIDHSDAGRVYKVLDKVSEINGGVVMFHAENEDLAVERRRELQEDGRNDLEAWSESAPNICEAMQIEQIGRLTEYTDSRAYVVHMSTGEGVDICERFQERGVNLHAETLPAFLAHTKDEAELGVWGKISPPLRGEASKKRLWEGLRNGTVEYLGTDHCPHKIEFKEKGEGKHGDIWEAIPGDNNGIEYFLPVMMHEGVNKNRISMERLVEVACENNAKRWGLYPRKGALAEGSDADMVVVDLEKSAVVDDDFYHTMEPRYSTFHGQELTGLPTHTIVGGEVVVEDGQLQVEKGGREFLARGPEGVVRSRRDSPTT from the coding sequence ATGGAAGGACAAGCAGACCTGCGGGTCGTGAACGCCCGCGTCGTCACGCCGAGCGGAAGCATCGACGGCGGGGTCGCGGCCCGAGACGGCGAAATCGTCGCGGTCGGTGCCGACCGCAACCTCCCGGACGCCGACCGGACCGTCGACGCGGAGGGCAACTACCTGATTCCGGGCTTCGTCGACCCCCACGTCCACTGGGGGCTATCCCGGTACGAGTACGACTACCACGAGGGGCTGGCCCACGACTTCGAGACCGAGACCCGCGGGGCGGTCCACGGCGGCGTCACGACGGTGGTGAACTTCCTGCTCCAGCCCGACCCCTACCTGCCCGACATGGACTTCTTCCGCGAAGTCGGCCGGGAGAACTCCTACATCGACTTCGCGTACCACGCCATCGTCCATCAGGACCACCACGTCGAGGAGATAGCGGGGCTGGCCGAGGAGGGCGTCCGGTCGTTCAAGGTGTTCTTCAACTGGTACAAGCACGCCTCGCCCGAACTCGGCATCGACCACTCGGACGCCGGGCGCGTGTACAAGGTACTGGACAAGGTCTCGGAAATCAACGGCGGCGTCGTGATGTTCCACGCCGAGAACGAGGACCTCGCGGTCGAGCGCCGGAGGGAATTGCAGGAGGACGGCCGCAACGACCTCGAAGCGTGGTCCGAGAGCGCGCCCAACATCTGCGAGGCGATGCAGATCGAGCAGATCGGCAGGCTGACCGAGTACACCGACTCCAGAGCGTACGTCGTCCACATGTCCACCGGCGAGGGCGTCGACATCTGCGAGCGATTCCAGGAGCGGGGCGTCAACCTCCACGCCGAGACCCTGCCCGCGTTCCTCGCCCACACCAAGGACGAGGCGGAACTGGGCGTCTGGGGCAAGATCTCGCCGCCGCTCCGGGGCGAGGCGAGCAAAAAGCGCCTCTGGGAGGGGCTTCGAAACGGCACGGTCGAGTATCTGGGCACCGACCACTGTCCGCACAAGATCGAGTTCAAGGAGAAGGGCGAGGGCAAACACGGCGACATCTGGGAGGCCATCCCGGGCGACAACAACGGCATCGAGTACTTCCTCCCGGTGATGATGCACGAGGGCGTGAACAAGAACCGCATCTCGATGGAGCGACTCGTGGAGGTCGCCTGCGAGAACAACGCCAAGCGCTGGGGGCTCTACCCCCGGAAGGGGGCGCTCGCGGAAGGTTCGGACGCCGACATGGTGGTCGTGGACCTAGAGAAGTCGGCGGTCGTGGACGACGACTTCTACCACACGATGGAACCCAGATATTCGACCTTCCACGGGCAGGAACTCACCGGCCTGCCGACCCACACCATCGTCGGCGGCGAGGTCGTGGTCGAGGACGGGCAACTGCAGGTCGAGAAGGGCGGTCGGGAGTTCCTGGCGCGCGGGCCGGAGGGCGTGGTCCGGAGCCGACGAGACTCTCCGACTACGTAA
- a CDS encoding cytochrome P450 — translation MSSSPPGPKGEPLFGSSRRYARDPFRFLSACEQAYGDVVQFDLGPIPTYLLTDPADVERVLVSEADRYRKPDFQDDALGDLLGKGLLLSEGQTWREQRELANPAFSPGRVTGFVDDIVSHSDDLLADWADGAQVDVERDMTEVTLAVIVDLMLGTDLNDRRVRTIREALEPLGARFEPDPVRFAAPQWLPMPGDGEYRSAVETMETVIDDIVAERRGTHGDPESDEGPDDLLSILLRARDRGEQSDTQIRDEVMTMLLAGHDTTALTLTYAWYLLSQHPDAERRVHDELDDVLGGDPPTMADVRRLDYVERVVDEAMRLYPPVYTMFREPKTDAELGGYRIPEGSAIMLSQWAMHRSERYWDRPDSFDPDRWTRETDRPRFAYFPFGGGPRHCIGKHLAKLEATLILARTGQRYRLEYLGDREPELLPSLTMHPRNGMPMRVRER, via the coding sequence ATGAGTTCGTCACCACCCGGCCCGAAGGGCGAACCGCTGTTCGGTAGCAGTCGTCGGTACGCCCGCGACCCGTTCCGGTTCCTGTCGGCCTGCGAGCAGGCGTACGGCGACGTGGTCCAGTTCGACCTCGGCCCGATTCCGACCTACCTGTTGACCGACCCGGCCGACGTAGAGCGAGTGCTGGTCTCGGAGGCCGACCGGTATCGCAAGCCGGACTTCCAGGACGACGCGCTCGGCGACCTGCTGGGGAAGGGACTCCTGCTCAGCGAGGGCCAGACGTGGCGCGAGCAACGCGAACTCGCGAATCCGGCGTTCTCACCGGGTCGCGTGACGGGGTTCGTCGACGACATCGTGAGCCACAGCGACGACCTGCTGGCCGACTGGGCCGACGGCGCGCAGGTCGACGTAGAGCGCGACATGACCGAGGTGACGCTCGCGGTCATCGTGGACCTCATGCTCGGCACCGACCTGAACGACCGCCGAGTCCGGACCATCCGGGAGGCGCTGGAACCGCTCGGGGCGCGCTTCGAACCGGACCCGGTCCGGTTCGCCGCCCCGCAGTGGTTGCCGATGCCCGGCGACGGCGAGTACCGGAGCGCGGTCGAGACGATGGAGACCGTCATCGACGACATCGTGGCCGAGCGCCGGGGCACCCACGGCGACCCCGAGAGCGACGAGGGGCCCGACGACCTGCTCTCGATTCTATTGCGCGCGCGGGACCGCGGCGAGCAGTCGGACACCCAGATTCGCGACGAGGTGATGACGATGCTGTTGGCGGGCCACGACACCACCGCGCTCACCCTGACCTACGCGTGGTACCTGCTGTCTCAGCATCCCGACGCCGAGCGGCGAGTCCACGACGAACTCGACGATGTCCTCGGCGGCGACCCGCCGACGATGGCCGACGTTCGACGGCTCGACTACGTCGAGCGCGTCGTCGACGAGGCGATGCGCCTCTACCCGCCGGTGTACACGATGTTCCGGGAGCCGAAGACGGACGCGGAACTCGGCGGCTACCGGATTCCGGAGGGTTCGGCCATCATGCTCTCCCAGTGGGCGATGCACCGCTCGGAGCGCTACTGGGACCGCCCCGATTCGTTCGATCCCGACAGGTGGACGCGCGAGACCGACCGGCCGCGGTTCGCCTACTTCCCCTTCGGCGGCGGTCCCCGCCACTGCATCGGAAAGCACCTCGCCAAGCTGGAGGCCACGCTCATCCTCGCCCGGACAGGCCAGCGCTACCGACTCGAATACCTCGGAGACCGCGAGCCCGAACTGCTACCGTCGCTGACGATGCACCCCCGGAACGGCATGCCGATGCGGGTCCGCGAGCGGTAG
- a CDS encoding gamma-glutamyltransferase family protein, with amino-acid sequence MPDPDLDRFTSRRSTTYAPNGVVATSQPLAAEAGVQTLREGGNAFDAAVATAAALNVVEPTSTGLGGDVFALYRTADGEVGAMRSCGGAPADATIENVRAALAEKDDISEYYPDDGGYAVDDTEDAGMPFYGPHAVTVPGTARGWEATVEELGRLSLADVLAPAIEYATGGYPVSEVIASYWSGAEDLFTDENAREAYLQDGSAPEVGEMATLPRLGESMRKIAERGADVVYEGEIAEQIAGEVQKHGGFMTVEDLADFEPEFIDPVSTTYNGAQIYELPPNNQGLIALETLNIAEELGAGEYPLDSPERVHYFAEATKRAFHDGHRHITDPEYEEIPPLNSKDYAAERADEVGETASDVSFGVPNANAEDADTVLLTAADDEGNVVSYINSRFAGFGSGLVAGDTGIALQNRGASFSLDPEHPNSLEPGKRPFHTLIPAVAKFGEDDWAAFGVMGGYMQPQGHVQVISNIVDYDMPLQAALDYPRWRYREDGSLAVEGRMDGTLQTKLARMGHDVRVLPPVSFGGAQVTRLEETDDGDVLSGATEPRKDGTASGY; translated from the coding sequence ATGCCAGACCCGGACCTCGACAGATTCACGTCCCGACGCTCCACGACGTACGCCCCGAACGGCGTGGTCGCCACGAGCCAGCCGCTCGCCGCGGAGGCGGGCGTCCAGACGCTGCGCGAGGGCGGCAACGCCTTCGACGCGGCGGTCGCCACGGCGGCGGCGCTGAACGTGGTCGAACCCACCAGCACGGGCCTCGGCGGCGACGTGTTCGCGCTCTACCGGACCGCCGACGGCGAGGTGGGCGCGATGCGGTCGTGCGGTGGCGCGCCCGCCGACGCCACCATCGAGAACGTCCGCGCGGCCCTGGCGGAGAAGGACGACATCTCCGAGTACTACCCCGACGACGGCGGCTACGCGGTCGACGACACCGAGGACGCCGGGATGCCGTTCTACGGCCCGCACGCGGTCACGGTCCCGGGAACGGCCCGCGGGTGGGAGGCCACCGTCGAGGAACTCGGTCGGCTCTCGCTCGCCGACGTTCTGGCACCCGCCATCGAGTACGCCACCGGCGGCTATCCCGTCTCGGAGGTCATCGCCTCCTACTGGTCGGGCGCAGAGGACCTGTTCACCGACGAGAACGCCCGCGAGGCGTATCTGCAGGACGGGTCGGCCCCGGAAGTCGGAGAGATGGCGACCCTCCCGCGACTCGGCGAGTCGATGCGCAAGATCGCCGAGCGGGGTGCCGACGTGGTGTACGAGGGCGAGATCGCCGAACAGATAGCGGGAGAAGTCCAGAAACACGGCGGCTTCATGACCGTCGAGGACCTCGCCGATTTCGAGCCCGAATTCATCGACCCCGTCTCGACGACGTACAACGGCGCGCAGATTTACGAGCTCCCGCCGAACAATCAGGGGCTCATCGCGCTCGAAACCCTCAACATCGCCGAGGAACTCGGCGCGGGCGAGTACCCCCTCGACTCGCCCGAGCGCGTCCACTACTTCGCGGAGGCCACGAAGCGGGCGTTCCACGACGGCCACCGACACATCACCGACCCCGAGTACGAGGAGATTCCGCCGCTCAATTCGAAGGACTACGCCGCCGAGCGCGCCGACGAGGTCGGCGAGACAGCCAGCGACGTGTCGTTCGGCGTGCCGAACGCGAACGCCGAGGACGCCGACACCGTCCTGCTCACGGCGGCCGACGACGAGGGCAACGTCGTCTCGTACATCAACTCCCGGTTCGCCGGGTTCGGGTCGGGACTCGTCGCGGGCGACACGGGCATCGCGCTCCAGAACCGCGGGGCCTCCTTCTCGCTCGACCCCGAGCATCCCAACAGCCTCGAACCCGGCAAGCGACCGTTCCACACCCTCATCCCGGCGGTCGCGAAGTTCGGCGAGGACGACTGGGCGGCGTTCGGCGTGATGGGCGGCTACATGCAACCCCAGGGCCACGTCCAAGTCATCTCGAATATCGTCGATTACGACATGCCCCTGCAGGCCGCGCTCGATTACCCGCGCTGGCGCTACCGCGAGGACGGGTCGCTCGCGGTCGAGGGGCGGATGGACGGCACCCTCCAGACGAAGCTCGCACGGATGGGCCACGACGTGCGCGTGCTTCCCCCCGTCTCGTTCGGCGGTGCGCAGGTGACGCGACTCGAAGAGACCGACGACGGCGACGTGCTCTCGGGCGCGACCGAGCCCCGGAAGGACGGCACCGCGTCGGGATACTGA